GTGGCGTCGTGATTCGCAATGATGAAACCTACGAACAAATTGAAGGGACTGAAGATGGTGTTATTGTTCATCTTCAATCAGGCAAGAAAATGAAGGCTGATTGTATTCTTTACGCCAACGGACGCACGGGGAATACAGAAAAACTCAACTTGTCGGCCATTGGGTTGCATGCAGATTCTCGCGGGCAACTTAAAGTAAACAGTAATTATCAAACCGATGTTGAACACGTCTACGCTGTGGGTGATGTGATTGGTTACCCCAGTCTCGCCAGTGCCGCTTATGATCAAGGCCGCTTTGTGGCTCAAGCCATCACCAAAGGACAGGCTGACAACTATTTGATTGAAGATATTCCAACAGGGATTTATACCATTCCAGAAATCAGTTCTGTAGGAAAGACCGAACAAGAGCTCACCGCAAGTAAAGTGCCTTACGAAGTGGGCCGCTCTTCATTCAAGCATTTAGCTCGAGCACAGATCGCAGGTAAAGATATTGGTAGCTTAAAAATACTCTTCCATCGAGAAACGAAAGAAATTCTTGGAATTCATTGTTTTGGAGAGCGAGCGGCAGAAATCATCCATATCGGTCAAGCGATTATGGAGCAAAAGGGTGAAGCCAATACCATCGAATATTTTGTCAACACAACCTTTAACTATCCAACCATGGCAGAGGCATATCGTGTCGCGGCACTGAATGGTCTAAACCGTTTATTTTAATGAAAAGTCAGCTAAGCTTGTGTTTCCTCACGGCTTAGCTGGTCTCTTAGCACTACCAGCGCAACAATACAACCACAGGTGTAAAGCGATGTTTGGCAGACGCTAACTTGGTTAGCCATCTTTGCCACCACTTCCAACGCCGACACTGTTTGTCTAGTGGCGAGAAAGTTCGAACTCTTCTCAGCCAAGGTAAATATTGAGTCATTGCATCTTTCGCCGACTCATATCCATGCGCATACTCCCCCGACCCCATCTTTTGCCCTAACTTAGATTGACTCAAGTCCCCAGCCAGAACCAAACAGGCTCTTGCATCATCAAAATGACGACCTAACGTTTGAACAAAGCTCGCCACTTGAGCATTTGCCATATCAAGCAATGCATGTTCACACACGATCATAACAGGAGCGTTTTCAGGGATGCTGATCTCATCAAGCCACGAAAGATCGATCACGCTACCGCAATGATGGTGGTAACGCTCACTGTTGTGAAAAAGCTTTTGCCGCCAGAGTAAGTTCTCTGTGACATCTAGCTCTATCCAATGGCACAAACCATTATCGATGCGATAAAAACGTGTATCGAGTCCCGCACCGACGTTGATGATCCAACCATCTGGATTATGTTTAAGGAAGGTATTAACTTGGTCATCACACAATTGGGTTAGTGTGGCGTGCAGGAGTTGCTTCTGGTCGATATCACCAGCAAAGCATTCAGGGGCAAGTTTGCAGCGATGGCATGCATTGGCCGCAATCGGATCGTAAACTAGCCCATCATCAGCAAGGCTCTCTCTGCTACGAAACCAAAGAGGTTGCAGCAAATTCGCGGGGATCTGATAACGAGTTTTGGGGGAACGTTGCGGGCTAGCCATTATCATCTTCCTTGTTGAGTGACAGGAAGATGATAATAAATCTCAACTAGAAAAACAAGTTAATGATAACACTTCTCATTAGCTTATTTGCAGTAATTACATCCAATCTGTATTACGAATAATACCCACCGCGATCCCTTCAATAGCAAGGTGCTGGCTGGTTAAATCGACTTTAATTGGCTCAAATTCTTGGTTTTCTGCATGCAATAACACCGTCGAACCCTTGCGCTCTAAACGCTTAACCGTCACGTCATCATCAACACGTGCCACGACGACTTGTCCATCACGGACATCTTGCGTTTTGTGCACTGCCAACAAGTCGCCATCCATGATACCAATATCTTTCATCGACTCGCCGTTAACTCGCAATAAAAAGTCAGCTTGTGGTCTAAACATGCTTGGATCAACTTGGTAATGAGCTTCTACATGCTCTTGCGCCAAAATAGGCTCACCAGCAGCGACTTGACCAATTAATGGAAGACCCTGATCGTCATTGGCTGCGTCATCCGTTAGCAAAATACGGATACCTCGTGATGCACCAGGAATAATCTCGATCGCTTGTTTACGAGCGAGTGCTTTAAGGTGTTCTTCTGCGGCATTCGCCGAGCGAAAACCGAGTTCTTTAGCAATTTCGGCACGCGTTGGTGGCATGCCTGTCTCATCAATCTTACTTTTGATTAAATCAAAAACTTGTTGCTGGCGGGGCGTTAACGGCTTCATAAGTCACCTGTCTTTTTATACAGTTAACTGTGAGTATATCCAGTAAGTGAACAAATGAAAAGCGAATTGATGATTTTTTAATGGGTTAGAAAAAGAGGATAGCTAGCCACGTATAACCCGTTAAAAGCATTGCGAGCATTACCGCAGCGGACCCTATATCTTTTGCTCGCCCGGAAAGTTCATGATGCTCCGAGCCAATACGGTCAACCACCGCTTCAATCGCGCTATTAATCAATTCGATGATCAAAACCAGAACCACGGTTCCCACAAGAAGAATGCGCTCTACCTGAGTCACATCAAGCCACAGAGCGACGGGTAGCATGATAAAGGTAAGCAGCACCTCTTCACGGAACGCCGCTTCATTTTTAAACGCTGCAACTAGGCCTTGCCATGAATAACGTGTTGCATTGAACACTCGTTTGAAACCATGGGACGATTTACTTTTCACTTTAATCTCTCATTGGATACTGCAATCTCAGTTACTCATCACCAAGACTGCTGCTTTTACATTCAATAATAATTCAAAGGTTCGACCAGTTTCTGGTATCCTTGCTGCCTAAAAAAATCGCTTGGGCATATTTCGAGTTCTAGACTAAAAAGAACTGGAAATATGCTTATCATCTATTTGAGGCAAAGAACCTTTATGTCTTCTGGACGTTCACTATCACGCTCCCTACTGAAGCTACCGCTATCGGCACTAGTAAAGGGAACGGCTATACCTTCAAATCCGATTGAAGATCATAGCATTGATATTAACAAGCCCATTGTTTATGCACTCCCTTACCGCTCTGCGGTTGACTTGTTGACGCTGCAAAAACAAGTCAAATCTCTAGGTTTGCCTGACCCGCTACAGCCTCTCGAAATTAACGGTAAGAGTTTTAATCGCTACGTCTTTATCTCATCGCGTGAAACCGTGTTGAGCAACGATAATGATGTGCCCGCCGAGTCTATCGCGCTATTTTCTGAGTTACTAGCACTACATAAAGAAGATACTGAGCTCGATGTTCAAGTTATCCCGGTCACCGTACTTTGGGGACGTAAGCCAGGAAAAGAGGGCAAACATACCTCTTATCTACAATCTCTAAATGGCCCGCAAAAAGCCAAGGCCGTGCTCATCTCGGGTCGAGATTGCCTAGTGCGAATTAGCCCTGTGGTCTCTCTACGTTATATGGCTAACTCTCATGGCACTGATGCCTCGATTGCTCATAAGCTGGCGCGTGTGGCTCGCATTCACTTCTCACGCCAGAAACTTGCGGCATCAGGCCCTAACCTACCAAGCCGCCAAGCACTCTTTAAGCGCCTAATGAAATCCAAGGCGATTGAAAAAGCGATTGAAGATGAAGCGAATGCCAAAGGCATTTCATTGGATAAAGTTCGCAAAGAAGCGCACGATATGATGGATGAGATTGCCGCAGACTTCTCCTATTCGCTGGTGCGCAGCGGTGACCGAATCCTAGGTTGGTTGTGGAATCGAATTTACCAAGGACTCAACATCAATAATGCTGCGACGGTTCGCCGTTTAGCACAAGATGGGCACGAGATTGTTTATGTTCCTTGCCATCGCAGCCATATGGACTATTTGCTGCTCTCTTATGTTTTGTATCATGAGGGCATGGTTCCACCACACATTGCTGCGGGCATTAATCTTAATTTCTTCCCAGCAGGTCCAATCTTCCGTCGCGGCGGGGCGTTCTTCATTCGCCGCAGCTTTAAAGGCAACCGTCTTTATTCCACTATCTTCCGCGAATACTTAGCTGAACTCTTTGCCAAAGGTTACTCTGTCGAGTACTTCAGTGAAGGGGGCCGTTCACGCACAGGTCGCTTATTACAAGCTAAAACCGGCATGCTGGCGATGACGGTGCAGGCGATGCTTCGCGGCCTTAACCGCCCAGTGACACTTGTCCCCGTTTACATTGGCTATGAACATGTCATGGAAGTCGGCACTTACGCCAAAGAGTTGCGCGGCAGTCGTAAAGAGAAAGAGAACGCAGGCTTGGTACTGCGCACAATTCGCAAACTGCGTAACTTCGGTCAAGGCTACGTTAACTTTGGCGAACCTATTCCAGTGAACCAATACCTGAATGAACATGCTCCGGAATGGACCAAGGACATTGATCCGATGGGCGGTTCAAAACCACAATGGCTAACGCCAGTGGTCAATGGGTTAGCCACTAAGATGATGACGCATATTAATGATGCCGCAGCGGCCAACGCACTGACTCTGTGTGCAACCGCACTACTGGCGTCTCGTCAGCGAGCGCTGTCTCGTGACAGTCTTGTCCAGCAAATTGAATGCTACCTGTCCATTTTGAAAAATGTACCTTACTCCGCAACTTGCACTGTGCCCAATGAAGATGCAGAAGCGCTAGTTCAACATGCGGAATCTCTCGACAAGTTCGTTATCGAAAGTGACACGATGGGTGAAATAGTCTCTCTCGATCGTAACCAGTCTATTTTGATGACCTACTACCGCAACAACATCATCCATCTGTTTGCGATTCCAGCTTTGATCGCACAAATGTTGGTTCGCCGCCAGAAGCTGTCGATGGCGCAGATAAAAGCCAATGTTGCCATGGTTTATCCATTCCTTAAGCAAGAGCTATTCTTAAGCATTGAAGAGACGCAACTTGACCAAGTTGTGGAAGCCTATGTGACTGAACTGGCAAACCAAGGACTGTTGAGCATCAATGACGAGATGGTTGAGATTAAGCAAAACAACACGCTAGTGCTAGTGTTGCTTGGCCGAACTATTTCAGAAACCCTGCAGCGTTATGCCATCGCTCTCAACCTACTGGTCGCGATGCCAGAACTAGATAAGTCGGAGCTCGAAACCAAGAGCCAAGATATTGCTCAGCGTTTAGGTCGCTTGCATGGTATTAATGCTCCTGAGTTTTTTGACAAAGGCGTTTTTGCCGCTATGTTCACTACGCTGAA
This is a stretch of genomic DNA from Vibrio panuliri. It encodes these proteins:
- a CDS encoding class I SAM-dependent methyltransferase: MASPQRSPKTRYQIPANLLQPLWFRSRESLADDGLVYDPIAANACHRCKLAPECFAGDIDQKQLLHATLTQLCDDQVNTFLKHNPDGWIINVGAGLDTRFYRIDNGLCHWIELDVTENLLWRQKLFHNSERYHHHCGSVIDLSWLDEISIPENAPVMIVCEHALLDMANAQVASFVQTLGRHFDDARACLVLAGDLSQSKLGQKMGSGEYAHGYESAKDAMTQYLPWLRRVRTFSPLDKQCRRWKWWQRWLTKLASAKHRFTPVVVLLRW
- the lexA gene encoding transcriptional repressor LexA, whose protein sequence is MKPLTPRQQQVFDLIKSKIDETGMPPTRAEIAKELGFRSANAAEEHLKALARKQAIEIIPGASRGIRILLTDDAANDDQGLPLIGQVAAGEPILAQEHVEAHYQVDPSMFRPQADFLLRVNGESMKDIGIMDGDLLAVHKTQDVRDGQVVVARVDDDVTVKRLERKGSTVLLHAENQEFEPIKVDLTSQHLAIEGIAVGIIRNTDWM
- a CDS encoding diacylglycerol kinase, whose protein sequence is MKSKSSHGFKRVFNATRYSWQGLVAAFKNEAAFREEVLLTFIMLPVALWLDVTQVERILLVGTVVLVLIIELINSAIEAVVDRIGSEHHELSGRAKDIGSAAVMLAMLLTGYTWLAILFF
- the plsB gene encoding glycerol-3-phosphate 1-O-acyltransferase PlsB, which translates into the protein MSSGRSLSRSLLKLPLSALVKGTAIPSNPIEDHSIDINKPIVYALPYRSAVDLLTLQKQVKSLGLPDPLQPLEINGKSFNRYVFISSRETVLSNDNDVPAESIALFSELLALHKEDTELDVQVIPVTVLWGRKPGKEGKHTSYLQSLNGPQKAKAVLISGRDCLVRISPVVSLRYMANSHGTDASIAHKLARVARIHFSRQKLAASGPNLPSRQALFKRLMKSKAIEKAIEDEANAKGISLDKVRKEAHDMMDEIAADFSYSLVRSGDRILGWLWNRIYQGLNINNAATVRRLAQDGHEIVYVPCHRSHMDYLLLSYVLYHEGMVPPHIAAGINLNFFPAGPIFRRGGAFFIRRSFKGNRLYSTIFREYLAELFAKGYSVEYFSEGGRSRTGRLLQAKTGMLAMTVQAMLRGLNRPVTLVPVYIGYEHVMEVGTYAKELRGSRKEKENAGLVLRTIRKLRNFGQGYVNFGEPIPVNQYLNEHAPEWTKDIDPMGGSKPQWLTPVVNGLATKMMTHINDAAAANALTLCATALLASRQRALSRDSLVQQIECYLSILKNVPYSATCTVPNEDAEALVQHAESLDKFVIESDTMGEIVSLDRNQSILMTYYRNNIIHLFAIPALIAQMLVRRQKLSMAQIKANVAMVYPFLKQELFLSIEETQLDQVVEAYVTELANQGLLSINDEMVEIKQNNTLVLVLLGRTISETLQRYAIALNLLVAMPELDKSELETKSQDIAQRLGRLHGINAPEFFDKGVFAAMFTTLKEQTYLNAEGDCDIEKTRQFAELLYTMLYPEVRLTIRESVCQAAELNEISALEQE